The proteins below come from a single Bombus pyrosoma isolate SC7728 linkage group LG10, ASM1482585v1, whole genome shotgun sequence genomic window:
- the LOC122571474 gene encoding moesin/ezrin/radixin homolog 1 isoform X2, giving the protein MNQEVKKETPLQFKFRAKFYPEDVAEELIQDITLRLFYLQVKNAILTDEIYCPPETSVLLASYAVQAKHGDFQKGTHTAGFLINDRLLPQRVVDQHKMSKEEWESSITNWWQEHRGMLREDAMMEYLKIAQDLEMYGVNYFEIRNKKGTDLWLGVDALGLNIYEKDDKLTPKIGFPWSEIRNISFNEKKFIIKPIDKKAPDFVFFATRVKINKRILALCMGNHELYMRRRKPDTIDVQQMKAQAREEKIAKQQQREKLQLEIAARERAERKQQEYEERLRNMAEEMDRRQAELNEAQEMIRRLEEHLRQLQAAKEELEDRQKELTAMMEKLELSHEMEAAERAKLEQEIRAKQEEIQRIQSEVVAKDAEARRLEEVFEAAKLRQEEADRAYQASTTPHHHHVEENEEGEEEGEDEVSHGDVTKDLATDESIIDPVEERRTLAERNERLHDQLKALKQDLAQSRDESKETVMDKIHRENVKQGRDKYKTLREIRKGNTKRRVDQFENM; this is encoded by the exons ATGAACCAGGAAGTCAAGAAAGAGACTCCCCTGCAATTCAAATTTCGCGCCAAGTTTTATCCCGAAGACGTTGCCGAGGAATTGATTCAAGATATCACGTTGCGTCTCTTTTATCTTCAG GTGAAGAACGCTATTTTGACGGATGAAATCTACTGTCCTCCAGAAACATCTGTATTGTTAGCGTCTTACGCAGTCCAAGCGAAACACGGAGATTTTCAAAAAGGTACACATACTGCTggctttttaataaatgaccGCTTGTTACCGCAACGAGTTGTGGATCAACATAAAATGAGCAAGGAGGAATGGGAGAGTTCCATCACTAATTGGTGGCAAGAACATCGTGGCATGTTACGTGAAGATGCTATGATGGAATACCTAAAAATCGCGCAG GATTTGGAGATGTACGGAGTGAATTACTTcgaaattcgtaataaaaaaggTACAGACCTTTGGCTCGGTGTTGATGCTTTGGGTTTgaacatttatgaaaaagatgACAAATTGACACCAAAAATTGGTTTTCCATGGTCTGAGATAAGAAATATCTCATTTAAcgagaagaaatttataattaaaccaATTGATAAGAAGGCACCGGATTTTGTCTTTTTTGCAACTAGAGTTAAGATCAATAAACGAATTTTAGCACTGTGTATGGGCAATCACGAACTCTACATGCGTAGACGTAAACCAGATACAATTGATGTACAGCAAATGAAG gCGCAAGCaagggaagagaaaattgcaaaacaaCAACAGAGAGAAAAGTTACAGTTAGAAATAGCTGCAAGAGAACGTGCTGAGAGAAAACAACAAGAATATGAAGAACGACTTCGAAATATGGCAGAAGAAATGGACAGGCGGCAAGCTGAATTAAACGAAGCTCAAGAAATGATCCGACGTTTAGAAGAACATCTTAGACAGTTACAAGCTGCGAAGGAGGAATTAGAGGATCGTCAGAAA GAACTTACGGCTATGATGGAAAAACTTGAACTTTCACATGAGATGGAAGCAGCTGAGCGTGCTAAACTTGAGCAAGAAATACGAGCTAAGCAAGAAGAAATACAACGTATACAATCTGAGGTAGTGGCGAAGGATGCCGAAGCAAGGAGGCTAGAAGAAGTATTTGAAGCTGCTAa ATTAAGGCAGGAAGAAGCCGATCGAGCATATCAAGCTAGTACAACGCCGCATCATCATCAtgttgaagaaaatgaagaaggtGAAGAGGAAGGAGAAGACGAAGTTTCTCATGGTGATGTTACTAAAGATCTTGCAACTGATGAATCGATAATTGATCCTGTTGAGGAGCGACGTACCTTGgcagaaagaaacgaacgccTTCACGATCAACTTAAG gCATTGAAACAAGATCTTGCACAGTCACGCGACGAGTCAAAAGAAACTGTTATGGATAAAATCCATAGGGAAAACGTCAAACAAGGTCGCGATAAATACAAAACGCTTCGTGAAATTCGTAAAGGCAATACTAAACGTCGTGTTGATCAATTTGAGaacatgtaa